The Crocosphaera subtropica ATCC 51142 genome includes a window with the following:
- a CDS encoding DUF1993 domain-containing protein: MTLSMYQAGIPPLTRTLNNLVGILEKGAAYAEAKKIDPTVLIQFRLYPDMFPLSRQVQIASDIARRGVARLAGVEAPTIEDTETTFPELINRLQKTIAYLETLTPEQIDGTETKIIELPIGEETMKFDGQAFLLYFVLPNVYFHVTTAYDILRHCGVEIGKRDYLGAPN; the protein is encoded by the coding sequence ATGACACTTTCGATGTATCAAGCCGGTATTCCACCTTTGACCCGCACTTTGAACAACTTGGTGGGGATTTTGGAAAAGGGCGCAGCCTATGCTGAGGCGAAAAAGATCGATCCGACAGTTCTCATCCAATTTCGCTTGTATCCAGATATGTTTCCCCTATCTCGACAAGTGCAAATTGCCTCAGATATAGCTAGACGGGGTGTAGCTAGACTAGCAGGGGTTGAAGCCCCAACCATAGAGGATACAGAGACAACCTTCCCAGAACTGATTAATCGGCTTCAGAAGACAATTGCTTACTTAGAAACGTTGACCCCAGAACAAATTGACGGCACGGAAACCAAAATCATTGAACTACCCATTGGGGAGGAAACAATGAAGTTTGATGGACAAGCATTTCTATTGTATTTTGTGCTTCCGAATGTGTACTTTCATGTCACTACGGCCTATGATATTCTTCGTCACTGCGGAGTAGAAATAGGTAAGCGTGATTATCTTGGCGCACCTAATTAA
- a CDS encoding GNAT family N-acetyltransferase yields MDTITIRLAQFSDAKNIAAFNQAMALETEGKALLSQVILAGVHGLLENPSQGFYIVAEVKSKVVGCLMITQEWSDWRNGVFWWLQSVYVEPDYRRRGIYRRMYEFIKELANCEDNVCGFRLYVEQDNKVAQETYSALGMRQLPYLIFEASKPQKT; encoded by the coding sequence TTGGATACCATAACCATACGTTTAGCCCAATTCAGTGATGCCAAGAATATTGCAGCTTTTAATCAAGCAATGGCTCTCGAAACCGAGGGAAAAGCATTACTATCCCAGGTTATTTTAGCAGGGGTTCATGGTTTGTTAGAAAATCCGTCACAAGGCTTCTATATTGTAGCCGAAGTCAAATCAAAGGTCGTTGGATGTTTGATGATTACTCAAGAGTGGAGTGACTGGCGTAATGGAGTGTTTTGGTGGCTTCAAAGTGTTTATGTCGAACCTGATTATCGTCGTCGTGGTATTTATCGCAGGATGTATGAGTTTATCAAAGAACTAGCTAATTGCGAAGATAATGTTTGTGGGTTTCGGTTATATGTTGAGCAAGATAATAAAGTTGCCCAAGAAACTTATAGCGCACTGGGAATGAGACAACTTCCTTATCTGATATTTGAAGCGTCAAAACCCCAGAAAACGTGA
- a CDS encoding HEAT repeat domain-containing protein, which produces MNDFLLTLFLLLVILSLYSVFTQRKESQQKSSKKPSASTAFSRASELSSEINTSKINFFPSQPPPSSSSALSSTNSTITSQSNHPSLAQNIKDWGDSNSSYNIPPLLNYLTHSDPSIRIGVAEALGKLVSKKNIRSQMRQGILGLGRLSRDPVLSVRLSAVKALSQVKTPLVIPFLKLAQKDANNEVVKKASAALNYFKSYPSSSQKKVTNKPKNVVKQLSSR; this is translated from the coding sequence ATGAATGATTTCCTACTCACTTTATTTTTATTGTTAGTTATACTTAGTCTTTATTCGGTCTTCACTCAACGAAAAGAATCTCAGCAAAAATCTTCAAAAAAGCCTTCCGCTTCAACTGCATTTTCTAGAGCATCAGAATTATCTAGTGAAATAAACACCTCTAAGATCAATTTTTTTCCTTCTCAACCCCCTCCATCATCTTCATCTGCTTTATCCTCTACTAATTCCACTATTACCTCCCAAAGCAATCATCCGTCTTTAGCTCAAAATATCAAAGATTGGGGAGACTCTAATTCTTCCTACAACATCCCCCCTCTTCTTAATTATCTAACCCATTCAGACCCTTCAATTCGTATTGGTGTTGCTGAGGCATTGGGAAAATTAGTTAGTAAAAAAAACATTAGGAGTCAAATGCGCCAGGGGATTCTTGGTTTAGGACGTTTAAGCCGTGATCCCGTGCTTTCTGTTCGTTTATCGGCAGTTAAAGCTTTAAGTCAAGTTAAAACTCCTTTGGTCATACCATTCCTTAAATTGGCCCAAAAGGACGCTAATAACGAGGTTGTCAAAAAGGCTAGTGCTGCTTTGAACTATTTTAAGAGCTATCCCTCATCTTCTCAGAAAAAAGTTACGAATAAACCTAAAAACGTTGTCAAACAATTATCCTCAAGATAG
- a CDS encoding VOC family protein, with the protein MTINLNHTIIPTKNKQASAEFFAHLFGLKVESPMGHFAVVQINDTLTFDFAERDVFESHHYAFHVSDEEFDSIFARVQEAELDYSSDPMHKNVGKINHRKGGRGFYFYDLDGHNLELLTRV; encoded by the coding sequence ATGACTATTAATCTCAATCACACCATTATACCAACCAAGAATAAACAAGCTTCAGCCGAGTTTTTTGCACATCTTTTCGGACTCAAAGTAGAATCTCCTATGGGTCATTTCGCAGTTGTCCAGATTAATGATACTTTAACGTTTGATTTTGCTGAACGTGATGTATTCGAGTCCCATCATTATGCTTTTCATGTGAGTGATGAAGAATTTGACTCGATTTTTGCACGGGTTCAAGAAGCCGAACTTGACTATAGTAGTGATCCCATGCACAAGAATGTAGGAAAAATTAATCACCGAAAAGGAGGACGTGGTTTCTATTTCTATGATCTTGATGGTCATAACCTCGAATTACTCACCCGTGTCTAA